CTGCAAGCGAATTGACCACTGAGCGAGCAGGCTACTGCTCACCCTCCCTACATGGTACCTACTACGCAGGGGTCACGTAAGGGCGGGCAGAGCACGGCCTACCTATTTGCCGATGCAGAAATCGGCGAATATCCGCTCTATAACATCCGCGCTGGCGGTCTCCCCCGTTATCTCCCCCAGGGCCTCAATAGCTTCCCGCACGTCAACTGCGACTAAGTCAAGGGGGGTTCCGGCCCTCAGCGATGCCTGGGCATCCGCCAGCGCATCTAGTGACCTCTCGAGGGCCTGTTTATGACGAACGTTCGCGACAACACAGCTCTCCCGAGGGGGTACCCTCCCCCGGAGCACAGCGCCTGCGATGGCATCCTCGAGATCGCCAAGCCCCATGCCCGTCTCAGCCGAAACCATCACCAAAGGCACACCGGGCGCCAGCGCCTGGATCTCTTCCTCAGCTATTTTATGTTCGAGGTCGGATTTATTCAATGCAATGATCCAGGGCCTACCCGGCTTCATATGATCAACGATCTGCCTATCCCCATCCCTTATGCCCTCGCTAGCATCAAGCACCACGAGCGCAAGGTCAGCCGCTTCTAGTTCTTGCCTCGCACGTTCCACGCCCAAACGCTCCACAAGATCCAGGGATTCACGCAACCCCGCGGTATCTATAAGCCTCACGGGTATCTGGTGTATATCCACAAACTCCTCGATAATATCACGGGTTGTCCCAGGGATATCCGTGACGATGGCCCTGGATTTCCTGGCCAGCGCATTGAGCAGGCTGGATTTACCTACGTTGGGCCTCCCGGCTATCACCACGCTGATGCCTTCGCGGTAAATACGACCACTGTCGGCCGTGCTGAGGAGCTTCCTGATGCGATCCGCCAGATCTACAATAACATCGTATATTCGCCCGGTCTCCTGCTCACCTACATCATCTGGGAAGTCGATGGATGCCTCAATGGTGGCGAGAACTCCCAGAACATCGTGGCGTATCGCCCCAACCTCTTTTGATAGGCTGCCGGCCAGTTGAGCCATGGCGACCCTGCGACTGGCATCAGTTCTTGCGCGGATAACATCAATCACCGCCTCAGCCTGCGCCAGGTCTATTCTACCGTTCATGAAGGCCAGCCTGGTGAATTCCCCGGGCTCGGCAAGACGCGCTCCGCACTTAAGCACAGCCTCCAACACGGCCTGGAGGGAAACCACACCGCCATGGCAGCTGATCTCAACGATATCCTGACGGGTGTAGCTCCTGGGGCCCGGCATAAACCATAGCAGCACCTCATCGAGGCTCTCACCGGTCTGCGGGTGAAAAACGAAGCCGTGAAGAACCCGCCTAGGTTGCAGCCTGTCAACCGGCATGCCATCGGCACGCCGGAAAAGCCTTTTAGCTATTTCATGCGCTTTATTTCCACTTATCCGAATTATCCCGATCCCGCCCTCACCGATGGGAGTCGAGATTGCCGCTATGGTTTCCT
This sequence is a window from Bacillota bacterium. Protein-coding genes within it:
- the mnmE gene encoding tRNA uridine-5-carboxymethylaminomethyl(34) synthesis GTPase MnmE, whose amino-acid sequence is MEETIAAISTPIGEGGIGIIRISGNKAHEIAKRLFRRADGMPVDRLQPRRVLHGFVFHPQTGESLDEVLLWFMPGPRSYTRQDIVEISCHGGVVSLQAVLEAVLKCGARLAEPGEFTRLAFMNGRIDLAQAEAVIDVIRARTDASRRVAMAQLAGSLSKEVGAIRHDVLGVLATIEASIDFPDDVGEQETGRIYDVIVDLADRIRKLLSTADSGRIYREGISVVIAGRPNVGKSSLLNALARKSRAIVTDIPGTTRDIIEEFVDIHQIPVRLIDTAGLRESLDLVERLGVERARQELEAADLALVVLDASEGIRDGDRQIVDHMKPGRPWIIALNKSDLEHKIAEEEIQALAPGVPLVMVSAETGMGLGDLEDAIAGAVLRGRVPPRESCVVANVRHKQALERSLDALADAQASLRAGTPLDLVAVDVREAIEALGEITGETASADVIERIFADFCIGK